Proteins encoded by one window of Pan troglodytes isolate AG18354 chromosome 16, NHGRI_mPanTro3-v2.0_pri, whole genome shotgun sequence:
- the TMEM202 gene encoding transmembrane protein 202 isoform X1, protein MEQREHLTLTFHSPEVPKIKGNRKYQRPTIPAKKHRSASMSSQRQQQLMDQAHIYIRTLCGSLCSFSLLMLIAMSPLNWVQFLVIKNGLEFYAGLWTLCNHELCWSHTPKPPYYLQYSRAFFLISVFTMLTGLGWLFSSWIPNRGSMTTNLDLKLSMLSFISATCLLLCLNLFVAQVHWHTRDAMESDLLWTYYLNWCSDIFYMFAGIISLLNYLTSRSPACDENVTVIPTERSRLGVGQVTTVSPAKDEGPRSEMESLSVREKNLPKSGL, encoded by the exons ATGGAGCAAAGGGAACATTTAACCTTGACTTTCCACAGTCCTGAGGTTCCCAAAATAAAGGGGAACCGGAAATACCAAAGG CCTACCATCCCTGCCAAGAAACATCGAAGTGCCTCGATGTCATCCCAAAGGCAGCAGCAGCTTATGGATCAGGCACACATCTATATCCGAACGCTCTGTGGCAGCCTCTGTAGTTTTAGCCTCCTAATGCTGATCGCCATGTCCCCACTGAACTGGGTACAGTTTCTGGTGATCAAGAATGGCCTTGAGTTCTACGCAGGACTCTGGACCTTATGCAACCATGAGCTGTGCTGGAGCCACACACCCAAGCCACCCT ATTATCTCCAATATTCCAGGGCCTTCTTTCTTATCTCTGTCTTTACCATGCTTACTGGCCTTGGCTGGCTCTTCAGCTCTTGGATCCCTAATCGAGGAAGCATGACCACCAACTTGGATCTGAAGTTATCCATGCTCAGCTTCATCTCAG CTACCTGCTTGCTCCTCTGCCTCAACCTGTTTGTGGCACAGGTTCACTGGCATACTAGGGATGCCATGGAGTCAGATCTCCTATGGACCTATTATCTTAACTGGTGCAGTGACATCTTTTACATGTTTGCTG GGATCATCTCTCTTCTCAACTACTTAACTTCCAGATCGCCTGCCTGTGATGAAAACGTCACTGTGATTCCAACAGAGAGATCAAGGCTGGGGGTTGGTCAAGTGACTACAGTATCACCTGCTAAAGATGAAGGGCCAAggtctgagatggaatctctaaGTGTGAGAGAGAAAAATTTACCAAAGTCAGGACTGTGA
- the TMEM202 gene encoding transmembrane protein 202 isoform X2, with translation MEQREHLTLTFHSPEVPKIKGNRKYQRPTIPAKKHRSASMSSQRQQQLMDQAHIYIRTLCGSLCSFSLLMLIAMSPLNWVQFLVIKNGLEFYAGLWTLCNHELCWSHTPKPPYYLQYSRAFFLISVFTMLTGLGWLFSSWIPNRGSMTTNLDLKLSMLSFISGIISLLNYLTSRSPACDENVTVIPTERSRLGVGQVTTVSPAKDEGPRSEMESLSVREKNLPKSGL, from the exons ATGGAGCAAAGGGAACATTTAACCTTGACTTTCCACAGTCCTGAGGTTCCCAAAATAAAGGGGAACCGGAAATACCAAAGG CCTACCATCCCTGCCAAGAAACATCGAAGTGCCTCGATGTCATCCCAAAGGCAGCAGCAGCTTATGGATCAGGCACACATCTATATCCGAACGCTCTGTGGCAGCCTCTGTAGTTTTAGCCTCCTAATGCTGATCGCCATGTCCCCACTGAACTGGGTACAGTTTCTGGTGATCAAGAATGGCCTTGAGTTCTACGCAGGACTCTGGACCTTATGCAACCATGAGCTGTGCTGGAGCCACACACCCAAGCCACCCT ATTATCTCCAATATTCCAGGGCCTTCTTTCTTATCTCTGTCTTTACCATGCTTACTGGCCTTGGCTGGCTCTTCAGCTCTTGGATCCCTAATCGAGGAAGCATGACCACCAACTTGGATCTGAAGTTATCCATGCTCAGCTTCATCTCAG GGATCATCTCTCTTCTCAACTACTTAACTTCCAGATCGCCTGCCTGTGATGAAAACGTCACTGTGATTCCAACAGAGAGATCAAGGCTGGGGGTTGGTCAAGTGACTACAGTATCACCTGCTAAAGATGAAGGGCCAAggtctgagatggaatctctaaGTGTGAGAGAGAAAAATTTACCAAAGTCAGGACTGTGA